One region of Triticum aestivum cultivar Chinese Spring chromosome 6B, IWGSC CS RefSeq v2.1, whole genome shotgun sequence genomic DNA includes:
- the LOC123133146 gene encoding uncharacterized protein isoform X2 has translation MDLSVTLALSSPTEHGEQLRRRQHSLSELTYARDEDATKLETTRARLLNVLKRHEDLKERLSRDSDKLIFERLQKEFEAARVAQTEEISIDDEQWNDGLLATIREKVHIEAERKAMVNLANVPTDSQFQSRTTYRIRNKVIYCLDGARIGIQYETFFAGEPCEIYHCVLESKSFLEKMTVTEHTLPFFLPIREVETEHLSSNAIRFIDHLEEILQSYIDRREQVRLIKELYGNQIGELFHSLPYTLIEFTLEDFECKVTVSIRYSDLILTLPSQARVLAWPLRSAKRISAADRRAQPVPSRLSYAESALKTLSLPEAYAEIVLELPRALKQMFYSQESD, from the exons ATGGACCTCTCCGTCACGCTGGCCCTCAGCTCCCCGACGGAG CATGGGGAGCAGCTGAGGAGGCGGCAGCACTCACTATCAGAACTG ACTTATGCAAGAGACGAAGACGCGACAAAACTCGAGACCACACGTGCACGGC TGTTAAATGTTCTCAAAAGGCATGAAGATCTGAAAGAGCGCCTCTCGCG GGATTCTGATAAGCTGATTTTTGAGCGTCTACAGAAAGAATTTGAGGCTGCACGAGTTGCACAAACCGAAG AGATTTCAATAGATGATGAGCAGTGGAATGATGGTTTGCTGGCAACTATCCGTGAGAAG GTCCATATAGAGGCTGAAAGGAAGGCGATGGTCAACCTGGCAAACGTTCCAACAGACTCTCAATTTCAATCAAGGACGACTTATAGAATCAGAAATAAG GTTATCTATTGTTTGGATGGTGCCAGAATTGGTATACAGTATGAGACATTCTTCGCTG GAGAGCCCTGTGAAATTTATCATTGTGTTTTGGAGAGCAAGTCATTCCTTGAAAAGATGACTGTGACTGAACACACCTTACCTTTCTTTCTGCCGATTCGAGAAGTAGAAACTGAGCACTTGTCATCTAACGCCATC AGGTTTATTGATCATCTTGAAGAAATTTTGCAGTCGTATATTGACAGGAGAGAACAG GTTCGTCTTATCAAGGAGCTCTATGGCAACCAAATCGGGGAATTGTTCCACAGTCTTCCATATACCTTGATAGAGTTTACGTTGGAAGATTTTGAATG CAAGGTTACAGTGAGTATCCGATATTCAGATCTAATCTTGACCCTGCCTAGTCAGGCGAGGGTCTTGGCCTGGCCGCTTCGCTCTGCAAAGAGAATATCGGCAGCAGACCGCCGTGCTCAGCCTGTACCATCTCGCCTCTCCTATGCCGAGAgcgcgttgaagaccttgagtttGCCAGAAG CATACGCGGAGATTGTCCTGGAGCTGCCCCGCGCTCTGAAGCAGATGTTCTACTCTCAGGAAAGCGACTGA
- the LOC123133146 gene encoding uncharacterized protein isoform X1: MDLSVTLALSSPTEHGEQLRRRQHSLSELTYARDEDATKLETTRARRMLNVLKRHEDLKERLSRDSDKLIFERLQKEFEAARVAQTEEISIDDEQWNDGLLATIREKVHIEAERKAMVNLANVPTDSQFQSRTTYRIRNKVIYCLDGARIGIQYETFFAGEPCEIYHCVLESKSFLEKMTVTEHTLPFFLPIREVETEHLSSNAIRFIDHLEEILQSYIDRREQVRLIKELYGNQIGELFHSLPYTLIEFTLEDFECKVTVSIRYSDLILTLPSQARVLAWPLRSAKRISAADRRAQPVPSRLSYAESALKTLSLPEAYAEIVLELPRALKQMFYSQESD; this comes from the exons ATGGACCTCTCCGTCACGCTGGCCCTCAGCTCCCCGACGGAG CATGGGGAGCAGCTGAGGAGGCGGCAGCACTCACTATCAGAACTG ACTTATGCAAGAGACGAAGACGCGACAAAACTCGAGACCACACGTGCACGGCGTA TGTTAAATGTTCTCAAAAGGCATGAAGATCTGAAAGAGCGCCTCTCGCG GGATTCTGATAAGCTGATTTTTGAGCGTCTACAGAAAGAATTTGAGGCTGCACGAGTTGCACAAACCGAAG AGATTTCAATAGATGATGAGCAGTGGAATGATGGTTTGCTGGCAACTATCCGTGAGAAG GTCCATATAGAGGCTGAAAGGAAGGCGATGGTCAACCTGGCAAACGTTCCAACAGACTCTCAATTTCAATCAAGGACGACTTATAGAATCAGAAATAAG GTTATCTATTGTTTGGATGGTGCCAGAATTGGTATACAGTATGAGACATTCTTCGCTG GAGAGCCCTGTGAAATTTATCATTGTGTTTTGGAGAGCAAGTCATTCCTTGAAAAGATGACTGTGACTGAACACACCTTACCTTTCTTTCTGCCGATTCGAGAAGTAGAAACTGAGCACTTGTCATCTAACGCCATC AGGTTTATTGATCATCTTGAAGAAATTTTGCAGTCGTATATTGACAGGAGAGAACAG GTTCGTCTTATCAAGGAGCTCTATGGCAACCAAATCGGGGAATTGTTCCACAGTCTTCCATATACCTTGATAGAGTTTACGTTGGAAGATTTTGAATG CAAGGTTACAGTGAGTATCCGATATTCAGATCTAATCTTGACCCTGCCTAGTCAGGCGAGGGTCTTGGCCTGGCCGCTTCGCTCTGCAAAGAGAATATCGGCAGCAGACCGCCGTGCTCAGCCTGTACCATCTCGCCTCTCCTATGCCGAGAgcgcgttgaagaccttgagtttGCCAGAAG CATACGCGGAGATTGTCCTGGAGCTGCCCCGCGCTCTGAAGCAGATGTTCTACTCTCAGGAAAGCGACTGA
- the LOC123133146 gene encoding uncharacterized protein isoform X3 has translation MQETKTRQNSRPHVHGVVTFLFSSCNLLNVLKRHEDLKERLSRDSDKLIFERLQKEFEAARVAQTEEISIDDEQWNDGLLATIREKVHIEAERKAMVNLANVPTDSQFQSRTTYRIRNKVIYCLDGARIGIQYETFFAGEPCEIYHCVLESKSFLEKMTVTEHTLPFFLPIREVETEHLSSNAIRFIDHLEEILQSYIDRREQVRLIKELYGNQIGELFHSLPYTLIEFTLEDFECKVTVSIRYSDLILTLPSQARVLAWPLRSAKRISAADRRAQPVPSRLSYAESALKTLSLPEAYAEIVLELPRALKQMFYSQESD, from the exons ATGCAAGAGACGAAGACGCGACAAAACTCGAGACCACACGTGCACGGCGTAGTAACCTTTCTCTTCAGTAGTTGTAACT TGTTAAATGTTCTCAAAAGGCATGAAGATCTGAAAGAGCGCCTCTCGCG GGATTCTGATAAGCTGATTTTTGAGCGTCTACAGAAAGAATTTGAGGCTGCACGAGTTGCACAAACCGAAG AGATTTCAATAGATGATGAGCAGTGGAATGATGGTTTGCTGGCAACTATCCGTGAGAAG GTCCATATAGAGGCTGAAAGGAAGGCGATGGTCAACCTGGCAAACGTTCCAACAGACTCTCAATTTCAATCAAGGACGACTTATAGAATCAGAAATAAG GTTATCTATTGTTTGGATGGTGCCAGAATTGGTATACAGTATGAGACATTCTTCGCTG GAGAGCCCTGTGAAATTTATCATTGTGTTTTGGAGAGCAAGTCATTCCTTGAAAAGATGACTGTGACTGAACACACCTTACCTTTCTTTCTGCCGATTCGAGAAGTAGAAACTGAGCACTTGTCATCTAACGCCATC AGGTTTATTGATCATCTTGAAGAAATTTTGCAGTCGTATATTGACAGGAGAGAACAG GTTCGTCTTATCAAGGAGCTCTATGGCAACCAAATCGGGGAATTGTTCCACAGTCTTCCATATACCTTGATAGAGTTTACGTTGGAAGATTTTGAATG CAAGGTTACAGTGAGTATCCGATATTCAGATCTAATCTTGACCCTGCCTAGTCAGGCGAGGGTCTTGGCCTGGCCGCTTCGCTCTGCAAAGAGAATATCGGCAGCAGACCGCCGTGCTCAGCCTGTACCATCTCGCCTCTCCTATGCCGAGAgcgcgttgaagaccttgagtttGCCAGAAG CATACGCGGAGATTGTCCTGGAGCTGCCCCGCGCTCTGAAGCAGATGTTCTACTCTCAGGAAAGCGACTGA
- the LOC123133146 gene encoding uncharacterized protein isoform X4, with product MVNLANVPTDSQFQSRTTYRIRNKVIYCLDGARIGIQYETFFAGEPCEIYHCVLESKSFLEKMTVTEHTLPFFLPIREVETEHLSSNAIRFIDHLEEILQSYIDRREQVRLIKELYGNQIGELFHSLPYTLIEFTLEDFECKVTVSIRYSDLILTLPSQARVLAWPLRSAKRISAADRRAQPVPSRLSYAESALKTLSLPEAYAEIVLELPRALKQMFYSQESD from the exons ATGGTCAACCTGGCAAACGTTCCAACAGACTCTCAATTTCAATCAAGGACGACTTATAGAATCAGAAATAAG GTTATCTATTGTTTGGATGGTGCCAGAATTGGTATACAGTATGAGACATTCTTCGCTG GAGAGCCCTGTGAAATTTATCATTGTGTTTTGGAGAGCAAGTCATTCCTTGAAAAGATGACTGTGACTGAACACACCTTACCTTTCTTTCTGCCGATTCGAGAAGTAGAAACTGAGCACTTGTCATCTAACGCCATC AGGTTTATTGATCATCTTGAAGAAATTTTGCAGTCGTATATTGACAGGAGAGAACAG GTTCGTCTTATCAAGGAGCTCTATGGCAACCAAATCGGGGAATTGTTCCACAGTCTTCCATATACCTTGATAGAGTTTACGTTGGAAGATTTTGAATG CAAGGTTACAGTGAGTATCCGATATTCAGATCTAATCTTGACCCTGCCTAGTCAGGCGAGGGTCTTGGCCTGGCCGCTTCGCTCTGCAAAGAGAATATCGGCAGCAGACCGCCGTGCTCAGCCTGTACCATCTCGCCTCTCCTATGCCGAGAgcgcgttgaagaccttgagtttGCCAGAAG CATACGCGGAGATTGTCCTGGAGCTGCCCCGCGCTCTGAAGCAGATGTTCTACTCTCAGGAAAGCGACTGA
- the LOC123133146 gene encoding uncharacterized protein isoform X5 has protein sequence MDLSVTLALSSPTEHGEQLRRRQHSLSELTYARDEDATKLETTRARLLNVLKRHEDLKERLSRDSDKLIFERLQKEFEAARVAQTEEISIDDEQWNDGLLATIREKVHIEAERKAMVNLANVPTDSQFQSRTTYRIRNKVIYCLDGARIGIQYETFFAGEPCEIYHCVLESKSFLEKMTVTEHTLPFFLPIREVETEHLSSNAIRFIDHLEEILQSYIDRREQVRLIKELYGNQIGELFHSLPYTLIEFTLEDFEW, from the exons ATGGACCTCTCCGTCACGCTGGCCCTCAGCTCCCCGACGGAG CATGGGGAGCAGCTGAGGAGGCGGCAGCACTCACTATCAGAACTG ACTTATGCAAGAGACGAAGACGCGACAAAACTCGAGACCACACGTGCACGGC TGTTAAATGTTCTCAAAAGGCATGAAGATCTGAAAGAGCGCCTCTCGCG GGATTCTGATAAGCTGATTTTTGAGCGTCTACAGAAAGAATTTGAGGCTGCACGAGTTGCACAAACCGAAG AGATTTCAATAGATGATGAGCAGTGGAATGATGGTTTGCTGGCAACTATCCGTGAGAAG GTCCATATAGAGGCTGAAAGGAAGGCGATGGTCAACCTGGCAAACGTTCCAACAGACTCTCAATTTCAATCAAGGACGACTTATAGAATCAGAAATAAG GTTATCTATTGTTTGGATGGTGCCAGAATTGGTATACAGTATGAGACATTCTTCGCTG GAGAGCCCTGTGAAATTTATCATTGTGTTTTGGAGAGCAAGTCATTCCTTGAAAAGATGACTGTGACTGAACACACCTTACCTTTCTTTCTGCCGATTCGAGAAGTAGAAACTGAGCACTTGTCATCTAACGCCATC AGGTTTATTGATCATCTTGAAGAAATTTTGCAGTCGTATATTGACAGGAGAGAACAG GTTCGTCTTATCAAGGAGCTCTATGGCAACCAAATCGGGGAATTGTTCCACAGTCTTCCATATACCTTGATAGAGTTTACGTTGGAAGATTTTGAATGGTAA